The Coccidioides posadasii str. Silveira chromosome 3, complete sequence genome contains a region encoding:
- a CDS encoding uncharacterized protein (EggNog:ENOG410PGHG~COG:K~BUSCO:2904at33183) — MDSGIDTQIYSATYSGVPVYEFKVGSDSVMRRRHDDWINATHILKVAGLDKPSRTRILEREVQKGTHEKIQGGYGKYQGTWVPLADGRAVAERNKVLDQLLPIFDFVPGDRTPPPAPKHTTAVSSRPKAQRTGASGRRGGRASSFASMNTRAAPAASFVHSEDAYSQIPQSFNDHESVDQASRESSSVLAEEDIAQVSQHPTHPRKRKQDRDLSALTVAEQQHIMYGDELLDYFMTVGDAPARGAAQPPIPPQNFQPDRPIDDQGNTALHWACAMGSLDVVKDLIMRGANTCGLTRNDETPLVRAVLFTNNYEKRTMPELAEILKNTISFRDWFGATVFNHLAVATKSKGKWRSSRYYCQVLIAKLSEMYPQHEVGLLLASQDSYGDTAALTAAKNGCYRLAEILLKNCPEAGNLPNKHGETANEVMMMMIQQQQVPRDYPHRPSSATQHSVHEGDIGGVIERGENMAQCQLSCKNPVVAALLKKISAIMDDANGKLTQAYGEVKSRPQSFDGKSHPREIYEQLEAERETIRKDKTDTLSKEAESVPFEDLVSRHDGAKQKYASLLEGTQELTLSKRIGPHGGDVAPPETENNKPEKVDGAATTTTAAAAAPPSSEEKESELAQKIELIRKIAQAEMARKNGTESMMSHRADAGPDARLNVHRKLVAMATRLPEQDLDPMAKDLAVNLEFVRAHQSRPGKPLADAGRAFKQNA, encoded by the exons TACTCTGCTACTTATAGTGGG GTTCCGGTTTACGAATTCAAAGTGGGGTCGGACAGTGTGATGCGACGCCGTCATGATGACTGGATCAATGCCACTCATATTCTGAAAGTTGCCGGCCTGGACAAGCCGTCGCGTACTCGTATCCTCGAGAGGGAAGTGCAGAAAGGCACACACGAAAAGATCCAAGGAGGCTACGGGAAGTACCAGG GAACATGGGTGCCTCTCGCCGATGGGCGTGCTGTCGCCGAAAGAAACAAGGTGCTCGATCAGCTACTCCCCATTTTTGACTTCGTCCCTGGTGACAGGACCCCTCCTCCCGCTCCGAAGCACACGACGGCGGTTTCTTCGAGGCCCAAGGCTCAAAGGACGGGGGCTTCAGGCCGGAGAGGTGGCCGGGCGTCGTCTTTCGCTTCTATGAACACCCGTGCAGCTCCCGCGGCAAGCTTTGTGCACTCTGAAGACGCATATTCTCAGATACCGCAGTCATTCAACGACCACGAATCTGTTGACCAGGCCAGCCGTGAGTCGTCCTCGGTGCTggcagaagaagacattgcaCAGGTGTCTCAGCATCCGACGCATCCTCGGAAGCGCAAACAGGATAGGGACCTTAGCGCATTGACGGTGGCAGAGCAGCAGCACATCATGTACGGCGACGAGCTCTTGGACTACTTCATGACCGTTGGCGATGCACCCGCTCGGGGAGCCGCCCAGCCGCCTATCCCTCCGCAAAACTTTCAACCCGACCGCCCAATCGACGACCAGGGGAACACTGCCTTGCACTGGGCGTGCGCCATGGGATCCTTGGATGTGGTAAAAGACCTTATTATGCGGGGAGCTAATACCTGCGGTCTTACGCGTAATGACGAGACTCCTCTCGTTCGTGCTGTCCTGTTTACTAATAATTACGAAAAGCGAACGATGCCGGAGCTTGCAGAGATCCTCAAGAACACAATCAGCTTTCGAGATTGGTTCGGCGCCACGGTCTTCAACCACCTCGCCGTCGCTACGAAAAGCAAaggaaaatggagaagctcgCGCTACTACTGCCAGGTCCTGATTGCAAAGCTCTCCGAGATGTATCCGCAGCATGAGGTGGGGTTGCTGCTCGCCTCCCAGGATTCCTACGGGGACACGGCGGCTCTCACCGCTGCTAAGAACGGCTGCTATCGACTCGCTGAGATCTTACTGAAAAACTGCCCGGAAGCCGGCAATCTTCCAAATAAACATGGAGAGACGGCGAACgaggtgatgatgatgatgatccagcagcagcaggtCCCGAGGGATTACCCGCACCGTCCATCATCTGCAACCCAACACAGCGTCCACGAGGGCGACATTGGCGGCGTCATCGAAAGGGGGGAGAACATGGCGCAGTGTCAGCTGTCCTGCAAGAATCCGGTCGTGGCGGCGCTGCTCAAGAAGATAAGCGCGATAATGGACGATGCAAACGGCAAACTTACCCAGGCCTACGGCGAGGTAAAGTCGCGTCCCCAGAGCTTTGACGGCAAGAGTCATCCAAGAGAGATCTACGAGCAGCTGGAAGCCGAACGCGAGACCATCCGCAAGGACAAGACGGACACGTTGTCGAAGGAGGCCGAATCGGTACCGTTTGAGGACCTGGTCTCCCGACACGATGGTGCAAAGCAAAAGTATGCGTCGCTGCTGGAGGGTACGCAGGAACTCACGCTGAGCAAGCGGATTGGCCCCCACGGCGGCGATGTCGCACCACCGGAGACGGAGAACAACAAGCCAGAAAAGGTAGACGGCGCCGCTACCACCAccactgctgctgctgctgcaccACCCTCTtcggaggagaaggagagcGAACTGGCACAGAAGATCGAGCTGATCCGCAAGATCGCGCAGGCGGAGATGGCGCGCAAGAACGGAACAGAGAGCATGATGTCGCACCGTGCAGACGCGGGACCGGACGCGAGGCTCAATGTGCACCGGAAGCTGGTCGCGATGGCGACGCGGCTTCCAGAGCAGGACCTGGACCCGATGGCCAAGGACCTGGCGGTCAATCTTGAATTTGTGCGAGCCCACCAGAGCCGGCCGGGCAAGCCGCTGGCAGACGCAGGAAGGGCGTTCAAGCAGAATGCATGA